A genomic window from Solanum stenotomum isolate F172 chromosome 10, ASM1918654v1, whole genome shotgun sequence includes:
- the LOC125841234 gene encoding long-chain-alcohol oxidase FAO4A-like isoform X1: MDQKMTQNCCFFSKSSRSVIEYLGALSSNQLDSLTTLCDTFVPSIHDASSYGHQDQGNIDDDDDSYTKFLQTSASMNGTPQHIAWMINNRLQHPKMNLCKLALWLLSTRIGTFILCGKASLSTQFPYLQTFSNISPKKREESVKSWATSCFKLLRILFFAAKILVLLVFYTQVNDESQNSSWKALGYSGPDPDFKKQKQENMNSNEKDDQPFGPLYEGIISLKNSQKIIFHRLQELGFSVSKPHNFKNARRSTECPAFIIECDAVVVGSGSGGGVIAGILANAGHKVLVLEKGSYLARTNLSLLEGTSMDQMYLGSGLLVTQDMDIMLLAGSTVGGGSTINWSASIQTPQHVLKEWSESYNLKLFESELYKEGMKIVCEKMGVQSEIEDEGFQNMILRKGCQELGYPVETIPTNAPSDHYCGWCSMGCKDGKKKGTAETWLVDLVKSGNGAILPECEALEVIHEKKNDNSGKSKAIGVAFAFQNIEGMREICMVKSKVTIVACGALSTPSLLKRSGLKNPNIGRNLHLHPVVIAWGYFPDSPSTSNEIWPKAEKKSYEGGIMTAMSKVVANFEGSGYGAIIQTPGLHPGMFSALMPWVSGLDIKMRMRKYSRTAYIFALARDKGSGEALSPYSVSYKLDQTDEENLKAGLEKTLRILAAAGAEEIGTQQEKGRSLKVNEASLKEFERFVKEESSIEIGKHSVPICSAHQMGSCRMGVDPKTSVVNSKGETWEVEGLFLGDSSVCPTAIGVNPMVTIQAISYCTAQSVLQFLKNQKLG, translated from the exons atggatCAGAAAATGACACaaaattgttgttttttctCCAAAAGCAGTAGGAGTGTAATTGAGTACTTAGGGGCACTTTCCTCTAACCAATTGGACTCTCTTACTACTCTTTGTGACACTTTTGTACCTTCAATTCATGATGCTAGTTCCTATGGTCATCAAGATCAAGGcaatattgatgatgatgatgattcttACACAAAGTTCCTCCAAACTTCAGCATCCATGAATGGAACTCCTCAACAT ataGCATGGATGATAAACAATAGATTGCAACATCCAAAGATGAACTTGTGCAAATTAGCACTATGGCTATTATCAACAAGGATTGGAACATTTATACTTTGTGGTAAAGCAAGCTTGTCAACCCAATTTCCATATTTACAGACATTTTCTAACATTTCAccaaagaaaagagaagaaagtgtCAAATCATGGGCAACAAGTTGTTTCAAACTCCTAAGGATTCTCTTTTTTGCTGCTAAAATTCTGGTTCTCCTTGTATTCTACACTCAG GTGAATGATGAAAGCCAGAATTCATCATGGAAAGCACTTGGCTACTCTGGACCTGATCCAGATTTCAAGAagcaaaaacaagaaaacatgAACTCTAATGAAAAGGATGATCAACCATTTGGACCACTTTATGAAGGAATCATAAGTCTAAAAAATTCACAGAAAATAATATTCCATAGGCTGCAAGAACTAGGATTTTCTGTATCAAAACCgcataatttcaagaatgcgAGGAGAAGTACAGAGTGCCCTGCATTCATAATTGAATGTGATGCTGtggtggttggttcaggttctgGTGGTGGAGTTATAGCTGGTATTCTTGCAAATGCTGGACACAAAGTGCTTGTCCTAGAAAAAGGAAGTTATCTTGCAAGAACTAATCTTTCACTTCTTGAAGGAACTTCAATGGATCAAATGTACCTTGGAAGTGGACTACTAGTAACTCAGGACATGGATATTATGCTACTTGCTGGATCCACAGTTGGTGGCGGCTCGACGATAAATTGGTCAGCTTCGATTCAAACTCCACAACATGTACTAAAAGAATGGTCTGAAAGCTACAATcttaaattgtttgaaagtGAACTCTACAAGGAGGGTATGAAGATTGTGTGTGAAAAAATGGGAGTTCAGTCTGAAATTGAAGATGAAGGGTTCCAAAacatgattttgagaaaagggTGTCAAGAATTAGGATATCCAGTGGAAACAATCCCTACAAACGCACCCTCGGATCATTATTGTGGATGGTGCAGCATGGGTTGCAAAGATGGGAAGAAAAAAGGAACAGCTGAGACATGGCTAGTCGATTTGGTGAAATCGGGCAATGGTGCAATACTTCCTGAATGTGAAGCATTGGAAGTGATCCatgaaaaaaagaatgacaatTCAGGAAAAAGTAAAGCTATTGGAGTTGCTTTTGCATTTCAAAATATTGAAGGGATGAGAGAAATTTGTATGGTGAAATCAAAAGTCACAATAGTAGCTTGTGGTGCTCTTAGCACTCCTTCATTGCTCAAGAGGAGTGGCTTAAAGAATCCAAATATTGGCAGAAACTTACACCTACATCCAGTCGTCATCGCTTGGGGATACTTTCCAGATTCACCATCAACATCTAATGAAATATGGCCAAAAGCAGAGAAGAAAAGTTATGAAGGAGGGATAATGACAGCCATGTCTAAAGTCGTGGCGAATTTCGAAGGATCAGGATATGGTGCAATCATACAGACACCAGGATTGCACCCTGGAATGTTTTCAGCACTAATGCCATGGGTTTCAGGCCTAGATATCAAGATGAGGATGAGAAAATATTCAAGAACAGCGTATATTTTTGCGTTGGCAAGGGACAAGGGATCAGGGGAAGCACTTTCACCATATTCAGTAAGTTACAAGTTGGATCAAACTGATGAAGAAAATCTAAAAGCAGGCCTAGAGAAGACATTACGAATCTTGGCAGCTGCTGGTGCAGAAGAGATTGGAACTCAACAAGAAAAAGGGAGGAGTTTGAAGGTGAACGAAGCAAGTTTGAAGGAGTTTGAGAGGTTTGTGAAAGAAGAAAGTTCAATAGAAATTGGAAAACATTCAGTTCCTATATGTTCAGCACATCAAATGGGAAGTTGTAGAATGGGAGTTGATCCAAAAACTTCAGTGGTTAATTctaaaggagaaacatgggaAGTAGAAGGTTTATTTCTTGGTGATTCAAGTGTGTGTCCAACTGCTATTGGAGTAAATCCAATGGTCACAATTCAGGCCATTTCTTATTGCACTGCACAATCTGTGCTCCAATTTCTCAAGAATCAAAAGTTGGGGTGA